From a single Adhaeribacter swui genomic region:
- a CDS encoding T9SS type A sorting domain-containing protein has product MKKHLSRFYALAARGHFFKNWHYSGLLLLAIILFPQRSWAQKVLWDKTIGSKQSESLASLQPTRDGGYIAGGTFYPISSGGKNQDSRGKGGSDYWVVKLKADGTVAWDKLFGGKDGEGLAFAQQTQDGGYILGGTSDSGISGDKTGERRDTSNYFAYKGDYWIVKLNADGEKEWDKTIGGLFIDQLASIKQTQDGGYILGGTSVSGVGGDKTQPAKRLGGDDYWIVKLNADGEKEWDKTIGGQDQDRLDLVQQTRDGNYLVSGYSSSDKGFDKSAPNKGGTDLWLVMLDGKGNKIWDKTYGGNSDEGGLFGKSVLLPTQDGGYLLGSTSTSNVSGDKSQPSRGWADYWVVKLTANGTKVWDTTVGGHETDDLTAIQQNPDGSYILGGVSESNISSEKSEASKGSYDYWVVKLNANGKFVADKTIGSKASDFLYALTNTPDNNFILGGTSSGDKSGDKTQNSKGESDLWLVKLQNHFLLNQTLVFDPVLNQEVGSPPVALQAKASSGLPIRYQVIAGPATIAGNKLTVTGPGNIKLKAIQSGNEQYKAVEAFQNLVATLTGKQMQMAFGSTKADTLTAMLATPDGGYLLAGTSGTNNSASGDKSQGGEGSTDYWVVKMAADGTKLWDKTYGGTAAEKLTALVATPDGGYLLGGSSNSPVSGNKTQPGKGQADYWLVKINADGNYIWDKSLGGKQDDKLTTILVTPGGYLLGGSSASEPSGDKSAANKGYADYWVVKINQEGSKIWDRTYGGNNQDDLAALLALPEGGYLVGGTSASEVSGDKTQATRGFADYWVLRINEQGTKIWDNTYGGIIGYGTEDIGNFETGFSILSSLVATPDGGYLLGGSSSAFAGAEKTDDSPVGFDPITDYWVVKIDKSGKKLWDESYGALSKSYGSFDQTGNAQLNKIIPLPEGGYLLAGTSNGDRGRDKTDDNRSDIPVGGSEYSDEFGDRIPNTVWNDYWIVKIDEKGKKLEDRTLGGQRNDVLADVLLTHQGNLLLGGTSFSGVGADKSSPLRGAADYWLVQVSFQKPTSANWDMSYETQNNEELFDVIKTRDGGYLSGGLSGYRRANNTGGGYYIVKSDKNGNLLWSKSYYGTSGDYLSRVIQTHDGGYLLAGTSYSGRGNDKSQYSRGESDYWILKVDAAGNKQWDKRFGGTGADDLRKVIQLTTGEYVLAGHSNSPAGGDKSQGTQGGSDLWLIKISGTGIKIWDKRYGGTQDETLGSFTSTNDGGFLLGGSSVSGLSGDKTEKNQGKSDYWVVKVDRNGKLLWDKTFGGSGEDQAYSVGRSNQNNLFIAGHSDSPISGSKSQKSQGGSDYWLIKLDGSGNKLWDKTFGGSQNDDLRASTYTLDGGYLLGGTSTSAAGGDKTQPSQGGRDYWAVKLDAAGNKQWDQRFGGDQDEDLRTVFQTPDGGYMLGGSSKSDISGNRSQPNLGLSIRNGNTSDFWLVKLAPVNTATSLITPAINPLTELTTTEELATLTGFPNPFQDKVTITFTLPETQTATLRILDSQGSEIKTLFRQKAQANQTYQLEWQAGKQEAGLYFVQLQTPAGQTTKKILLQK; this is encoded by the coding sequence ATGAAAAAACATCTATCCCGGTTTTATGCGCTAGCTGCCAGGGGCCATTTTTTTAAAAATTGGCATTACTCCGGCCTGCTTTTGCTGGCAATTATTTTATTTCCGCAACGCTCCTGGGCGCAAAAAGTACTCTGGGACAAAACCATTGGTAGCAAACAATCCGAAAGCTTAGCTTCTTTACAACCAACCCGCGATGGCGGCTACATAGCCGGGGGAACCTTCTACCCCATTAGCTCCGGCGGCAAAAACCAAGACAGCCGGGGTAAAGGCGGATCCGATTACTGGGTAGTAAAGCTAAAAGCCGATGGCACCGTCGCCTGGGATAAACTCTTCGGAGGAAAGGATGGCGAAGGCTTAGCTTTTGCACAGCAAACCCAGGATGGCGGTTATATTTTAGGCGGCACTTCAGATTCCGGAATAAGTGGCGATAAAACCGGCGAACGCCGCGATACAAGTAACTATTTTGCCTATAAAGGCGATTACTGGATAGTAAAACTAAATGCCGACGGGGAAAAAGAATGGGATAAAACCATTGGTGGGCTTTTTATTGATCAGTTAGCCTCCATTAAGCAAACCCAGGATGGCGGCTATATTCTGGGCGGCACCTCCGTATCTGGGGTGGGGGGCGATAAAACCCAACCCGCTAAAAGATTAGGCGGCGATGATTACTGGATAGTAAAACTGAATGCTGATGGAGAAAAAGAATGGGATAAAACCATTGGCGGCCAGGATCAGGATCGCTTGGATTTGGTGCAACAAACCCGCGACGGCAATTACCTGGTAAGTGGCTATTCCAGTTCCGACAAAGGCTTCGATAAATCAGCTCCCAATAAAGGGGGTACGGATTTATGGCTGGTAATGCTCGACGGGAAAGGCAATAAAATATGGGATAAAACCTACGGGGGCAATTCCGATGAGGGGGGCTTATTCGGAAAAAGTGTGCTACTGCCCACCCAAGATGGCGGCTACCTGCTCGGCAGCACCTCTACTTCAAACGTATCCGGCGACAAATCTCAACCTAGCCGGGGTTGGGCAGATTATTGGGTAGTAAAGTTAACAGCTAATGGTACCAAAGTCTGGGACACAACGGTAGGCGGCCACGAAACCGACGATTTAACTGCCATTCAGCAAAACCCGGATGGCAGCTATATTCTGGGCGGGGTTTCAGAATCCAATATCAGCAGCGAAAAATCCGAAGCGAGTAAGGGAAGTTACGATTATTGGGTGGTGAAATTAAACGCCAATGGCAAATTTGTAGCCGATAAAACGATTGGCAGCAAGGCTTCAGATTTTCTTTACGCTTTAACCAATACTCCGGATAATAACTTTATCCTAGGGGGCACATCCAGTGGTGACAAAAGCGGCGATAAAACCCAGAACAGTAAAGGCGAATCTGATTTATGGTTAGTTAAGCTGCAAAACCATTTCTTGTTAAACCAAACCCTGGTTTTTGACCCTGTTCTAAACCAGGAAGTTGGTTCGCCCCCGGTTGCTTTACAGGCCAAAGCCAGCTCGGGCCTGCCTATTCGTTACCAGGTAATTGCCGGCCCGGCCACTATTGCCGGAAACAAACTTACAGTTACCGGTCCTGGCAACATAAAGTTAAAAGCGATACAATCCGGTAATGAGCAATATAAAGCTGTGGAGGCTTTTCAAAACCTGGTGGCAACGCTCACCGGCAAGCAAATGCAAATGGCTTTTGGCAGTACAAAAGCAGATACCCTTACCGCTATGCTGGCCACTCCGGATGGCGGGTATTTACTGGCCGGTACTTCCGGCACCAATAATTCGGCCAGCGGCGACAAAAGCCAGGGAGGCGAAGGCAGCACCGATTACTGGGTAGTAAAAATGGCCGCCGATGGCACGAAACTCTGGGATAAAACTTACGGGGGTACTGCCGCTGAAAAGCTTACCGCCCTGGTAGCTACCCCTGACGGGGGTTACTTGCTGGGCGGCTCTTCTAATTCTCCGGTATCGGGCAATAAAACCCAGCCTGGTAAAGGCCAAGCAGATTACTGGCTGGTTAAGATTAATGCCGACGGCAATTATATCTGGGATAAGTCTCTTGGTGGTAAACAGGATGATAAATTAACCACTATACTGGTTACTCCGGGAGGTTATCTGCTGGGAGGCAGTTCAGCCTCGGAACCATCCGGCGATAAAAGCGCCGCTAACAAGGGATATGCCGATTATTGGGTAGTAAAAATAAACCAGGAAGGCAGTAAAATCTGGGACCGGACTTACGGAGGCAACAACCAGGATGATCTGGCGGCGCTGCTGGCCTTGCCGGAAGGCGGCTATTTGGTAGGAGGCACCTCGGCTTCGGAAGTTTCCGGCGATAAAACGCAGGCAACCCGGGGCTTTGCTGATTACTGGGTGTTGCGCATCAACGAACAGGGAACTAAAATATGGGACAACACCTACGGGGGGATTATTGGCTACGGCACCGAAGATATTGGTAATTTTGAAACAGGCTTTTCTATCCTGAGTTCCCTGGTAGCCACCCCGGATGGCGGTTACTTATTGGGCGGCTCATCCAGCGCTTTTGCCGGGGCCGAAAAAACCGATGACAGTCCGGTGGGCTTCGACCCCATTACCGATTATTGGGTAGTAAAGATTGATAAATCCGGTAAAAAGCTTTGGGACGAATCGTACGGAGCTTTAAGTAAATCCTATGGTTCATTTGATCAAACGGGAAACGCGCAATTAAATAAAATTATTCCGTTGCCCGAGGGCGGTTACCTGTTGGCCGGTACTTCTAACGGCGACCGGGGCCGCGATAAAACTGATGATAACCGGAGCGATATTCCGGTGGGCGGTTCGGAGTATTCCGATGAATTTGGCGATCGTATCCCCAATACTGTTTGGAACGACTACTGGATTGTAAAAATTGACGAGAAAGGAAAGAAGCTGGAAGACCGTACGCTGGGCGGGCAGCGCAACGATGTGCTTGCAGATGTACTCCTCACCCATCAGGGAAATTTACTTTTAGGCGGCACTTCTTTTTCAGGGGTGGGTGCAGATAAAAGCAGTCCGCTCCGCGGCGCAGCGGATTACTGGCTGGTACAGGTCAGCTTTCAAAAACCAACCTCTGCTAACTGGGATATGAGTTACGAAACCCAGAATAATGAAGAACTTTTTGATGTCATTAAAACCCGGGACGGAGGCTATTTAAGCGGCGGATTATCGGGCTACCGGCGGGCTAATAATACTGGTGGTGGTTACTATATTGTTAAAAGTGATAAAAACGGCAATTTGCTTTGGAGTAAATCTTACTACGGCACCAGCGGCGATTACTTAAGCCGGGTAATTCAAACCCACGATGGCGGGTATTTACTGGCTGGCACGTCGTACTCGGGCCGCGGAAACGATAAGAGCCAATACAGCCGCGGAGAGAGTGATTACTGGATTTTAAAAGTGGACGCGGCAGGCAATAAACAATGGGATAAACGGTTTGGCGGTACCGGCGCTGACGACTTGCGCAAAGTGATTCAGTTAACTACCGGGGAATATGTATTAGCGGGCCACAGCAATTCGCCGGCCGGCGGCGATAAAAGTCAGGGAACCCAGGGCGGTTCCGATTTATGGTTAATTAAAATTTCCGGCACGGGTATTAAAATCTGGGATAAACGGTATGGCGGCACCCAGGACGAAACCCTGGGCAGTTTTACCAGTACCAACGATGGCGGTTTCTTGCTGGGCGGTTCTTCTGTTTCGGGACTAAGCGGCGACAAAACCGAAAAGAACCAGGGAAAAAGCGATTACTGGGTAGTTAAAGTAGATCGCAATGGCAAATTACTCTGGGATAAAACCTTTGGCGGCAGTGGCGAGGATCAGGCTTATTCGGTAGGCCGAAGTAATCAAAACAACCTGTTTATTGCTGGCCACAGCGACTCTCCGATAAGCGGCAGCAAAAGCCAGAAAAGCCAGGGAGGCTCCGATTACTGGTTAATCAAACTCGATGGCAGCGGCAATAAACTCTGGGACAAAACTTTTGGCGGTAGCCAAAATGATGACCTGCGAGCCAGCACGTACACCCTGGATGGCGGTTACTTATTAGGCGGCACATCCACTTCCGCTGCCGGCGGCGATAAAACGCAACCCAGCCAGGGAGGCCGCGATTACTGGGCCGTTAAACTAGATGCCGCCGGCAACAAGCAATGGGACCAAAGATTTGGCGGCGACCAGGACGAAGATTTACGAACAGTATTTCAAACCCCGGATGGCGGTTATATGCTGGGAGGCAGTTCTAAATCCGACATAAGCGGCAATCGCAGCCAGCCTAATCTGGGATTATCTATCCGAAATGGCAATACCAGTGATTTTTGGCTGGTAAAATTAGCTCCCGTAAATACTGCTACCAGCCTAATAACCCCGGCTATAAACCCTTTAACGGAACTAACCACAACAGAAGAACTAGCCACTTTAACCGGATTCCCCAACCCGTTCCAGGATAAAGTAACCATCACCTTTACTTTACCCGAAACGCAAACCGCTACCCTGCGCATACTTGACAGCCAGGGTAGCGAGATTAAAACTTTGTTCCGGCAAAAAGCGCAGGCAAACCAAACCTACCAACTGGAATGGCAAGCGGGCAAACAGGAAGCCGGTTTGTACTTCGTGCAACTGCAAACCCCGGCTGGGCAAACTACAAAAAAAATACTGCTGCAAAAGTAA
- a CDS encoding T9SS type A sorting domain-containing protein: protein MAQNKIWDKTIGGDGYESKPSIYPTPDGGYILGSSSSSDKSKDKSESSGVDDFWIVKLKSDGSIAWENTLNVHDWERLVSVLPTPDGGYIAGGYTAARANGDKTAPKKGKNDYWIVKLKADGTFAWDKSFGGPGNDLLRTMQVTTDGGYILGGYSDSGISKDKSDPRKGSWIIKLKADGAKEWDKTLVGGGATAFGLTHDQILQTQDGGYLLGTTSNYGKVGDKTGSSRGSSDYWIVKLNADGTKAWDKTFGGTQSDYLATVIQTQDGGYFLAGNSKSGMGADKSDASRDVGNGSEFFRPIDYWVIKVDVQGNKIWDKTIGGDLYDAVSSAQQTSDGGYLLGGSSTSTISGEKTQRNEGSTDYWVVKLKVDGSKDWDEVVGGNSEDRLWTALQTKDQSYILAGESFSGISADKSEKNLGFSDLWVVKLDNKITNKKEQTITFNQLSDKDLQSQKIFTLGGISTSGLPVSYRVQDGPATVKGNQVTLSGLGTVTIVASQAGNNSYEAAREIKQTFTVINSPVVQLWNKLYGGVATKEIPANEECPTIFGKSAITAMIATPDGGYLLGGTSDSKKGNDKSQDHMGTASPEICYAEEQPIADYWVVKIDTNGKKLWDKTIGTNKRDQLVAMVPTQDGGYLLGGNSGDFSFYEPYSDYYLVKIDANGNMLWDKTISLRQADFMTGLIATPDGGFLISDYDQYRNYDYTLLKIDAQGKQLWKKNYDYTSGWYGDKLTTLATADGGYLVGGTFFSNGDNGNGRDAYNYKVSKLDATGKEIWKKVYGGNGFDALYSLLATPNGGYLLGGYSESGLSGDKSEGSQGGSDYWVIQVDANGNKQWDTSFGGDKNESVTTMVSTPDGGYLLGGQSKSLATGDKSEAIQSYWLVKIDSKGKKIWDKTFGTPMPYGRFQSLLVDSQGNYLLGGESGFSIAGDQEQAPKGLIDYWVIKIKEKSLLKSTSSHLPYLVKENKPKLAPLLAYPNPFQDILTIRFTLPETQTATLRILDGQGKAVATLFQQEAQAQQLYEVEWQASKQEAGMYFLQLQTPTGQSTQKLFLSK, encoded by the coding sequence TTGGCTCAAAATAAAATCTGGGACAAGACCATTGGGGGTGATGGTTACGAAAGTAAGCCTTCTATTTACCCTACTCCGGATGGTGGCTATATTCTGGGATCTAGCTCTTCTTCCGATAAATCCAAAGATAAAAGCGAAAGCTCGGGCGTGGATGATTTTTGGATAGTTAAATTAAAAAGTGATGGCAGTATTGCCTGGGAAAACACCTTGAATGTACATGATTGGGAGCGATTAGTGAGTGTTTTGCCTACCCCGGATGGAGGCTATATTGCCGGTGGTTATACCGCAGCCCGAGCAAACGGCGATAAAACGGCGCCTAAAAAAGGAAAAAACGACTACTGGATTGTTAAACTAAAAGCCGATGGCACTTTTGCTTGGGACAAATCTTTTGGCGGCCCGGGCAACGATCTGCTCAGAACCATGCAGGTAACTACCGATGGCGGCTATATTCTCGGGGGTTACTCCGACTCTGGTATTTCTAAAGACAAATCCGACCCGCGCAAAGGCAGTTGGATTATAAAGTTAAAAGCCGATGGCGCTAAAGAATGGGATAAAACGCTGGTAGGTGGGGGAGCAACTGCTTTCGGCTTAACTCACGACCAAATTCTACAAACCCAGGATGGCGGCTATCTGCTGGGAACCACATCTAATTACGGCAAAGTAGGCGATAAAACAGGCTCTTCCCGCGGAAGTTCTGACTACTGGATAGTAAAGCTAAACGCCGATGGTACCAAGGCTTGGGATAAAACCTTTGGCGGAACCCAAAGCGACTATCTGGCTACTGTTATTCAAACCCAGGATGGCGGCTATTTTCTGGCGGGCAATTCTAAGTCCGGTATGGGTGCCGATAAATCAGATGCGAGCCGCGACGTTGGCAACGGTTCTGAATTTTTTCGTCCGATTGATTATTGGGTGATTAAGGTCGATGTGCAAGGTAACAAAATATGGGATAAAACCATTGGCGGCGATCTCTACGATGCGGTAAGCTCCGCGCAACAAACTTCGGATGGCGGTTATTTATTGGGAGGGTCTTCTACTTCTACTATCAGTGGCGAGAAAACTCAAAGAAATGAAGGCAGTACCGATTATTGGGTTGTAAAGTTAAAAGTCGACGGCAGCAAAGACTGGGACGAAGTAGTGGGAGGAAATTCAGAGGATAGGTTATGGACCGCATTACAGACCAAAGACCAAAGCTATATTTTAGCGGGAGAATCTTTTTCCGGAATTTCTGCCGATAAAAGTGAAAAGAATTTAGGCTTTTCTGATTTATGGGTAGTAAAACTAGACAACAAAATCACCAATAAAAAAGAGCAAACCATTACATTCAATCAGCTATCAGATAAAGATTTACAATCGCAGAAAATCTTTACGCTGGGCGGTATTAGTACTTCGGGCTTACCGGTGAGCTACCGGGTTCAAGATGGTCCGGCTACCGTGAAAGGCAATCAAGTTACCCTATCGGGTTTAGGCACCGTAACCATTGTGGCAAGCCAGGCTGGTAATAACTCCTACGAAGCGGCCCGCGAAATAAAGCAGACTTTTACGGTAATTAATTCACCGGTGGTTCAGCTATGGAATAAGTTATACGGCGGAGTTGCCACCAAGGAAATCCCTGCAAACGAAGAATGCCCCACTATTTTTGGTAAGTCAGCCATTACCGCTATGATAGCTACTCCCGATGGCGGTTATTTACTGGGTGGCACTTCTGACTCTAAAAAAGGCAATGACAAAAGCCAGGATCATATGGGTACCGCCTCTCCGGAAATTTGCTACGCCGAAGAGCAACCTATTGCGGATTACTGGGTTGTAAAAATTGATACCAACGGTAAAAAACTTTGGGATAAAACCATTGGTACCAATAAACGCGACCAGTTAGTAGCTATGGTACCAACCCAAGATGGCGGCTACCTGTTGGGAGGTAATTCCGGTGATTTTAGTTTTTACGAACCGTACTCGGATTATTATTTGGTAAAAATTGATGCCAACGGTAACATGCTCTGGGATAAAACCATAAGCCTGAGACAAGCAGATTTTATGACTGGCCTGATCGCGACACCCGACGGAGGTTTTTTAATTAGCGATTATGATCAATACAGAAACTATGATTACACGCTTTTAAAAATAGATGCGCAGGGTAAGCAACTCTGGAAGAAAAATTATGACTACACTAGTGGCTGGTATGGCGATAAATTAACTACGCTGGCTACTGCGGATGGCGGTTACTTAGTAGGAGGCACATTTTTTTCAAATGGCGATAACGGGAATGGCCGGGATGCTTACAATTACAAAGTTTCAAAATTAGATGCGACTGGCAAGGAAATCTGGAAAAAGGTTTATGGTGGCAATGGTTTTGATGCTCTTTACTCTTTGTTAGCAACACCTAATGGCGGCTATTTACTGGGGGGCTATTCCGAGTCTGGACTTAGCGGCGATAAAAGCGAAGGTAGCCAAGGAGGATCTGACTATTGGGTAATTCAGGTAGATGCCAATGGCAATAAACAATGGGACACTTCCTTCGGTGGCGATAAAAATGAGTCAGTAACCACTATGGTAAGTACCCCGGATGGAGGATACCTGCTAGGTGGCCAATCCAAATCATTAGCTACTGGCGACAAGAGTGAGGCAATCCAAAGTTATTGGCTGGTAAAAATTGATAGTAAGGGTAAAAAAATCTGGGATAAAACGTTTGGCACCCCTATGCCATATGGCAGATTTCAATCTCTTTTGGTTGACTCACAAGGCAATTATCTCCTGGGTGGCGAATCGGGTTTTTCTATTGCCGGCGACCAAGAACAGGCACCAAAAGGTTTAATCGACTACTGGGTAATTAAGATAAAAGAGAAAAGTCTTTTAAAAAGCACTTCTTCACACTTGCCCTACCTGGTTAAAGAGAATAAACCCAAACTTGCTCCTTTGCTCGCCTACCCCAACCCATTTCAGGACATACTAACCATCCGCTTTACCCTGCCGGAAACCCAAACCGCTACCCTACGGATACTCGATGGCCAAGGCAAAGCAGTAGCTACGTTGTTTCAGCAAGAAGCCCAAGCCCAGCAACTGTATGAGGTAGAGTGGCAAGCCAGTAAGCAAGAAGCCGGTATGTATTTCTTGCAACTGCAAACGCCTACTGGCCAAAGCACACAAAAACTGTTCTTGAGTAAGTAA